A DNA window from Rhineura floridana isolate rRhiFlo1 chromosome 11, rRhiFlo1.hap2, whole genome shotgun sequence contains the following coding sequences:
- the LOC133366556 gene encoding histone H4: MSGRGKGGKGLGKGGAKRHRKVLRDNIQGITKPAIRRLARRGGVKRISGLIYEETRGVLKVFLENVIRDAVTYTEHAKRKTVTAMDVVYALKRQGRTLYGFGG; the protein is encoded by the coding sequence ATGTCTGGTCGTGGTAAAGGGGGTAAAGGTTTGGGGAAAGGAGGTGCTAAGAGACACAGAAAGGTTCTTCGAGATAACATTCAAGGAATTACTAAACCTGCTATTCGTCGTCTGGCTCGCCGTGGAGGAGTAAAGCGTATTTCTGGTCTAATCTATGAGGAAACTCGTGGTGTtctcaaagtgtttttagagaaCGTGATTCGTGATGCTGTAACTTACACAGAGCATGCAAAACGGAAGACAGTAACGGCTATGGATGTAGTGTATGCCTTGAAACGCCAAGGTCGCACTctttatgggtttgggggttaa
- the LOC133366549 gene encoding histone H2B 1/2/3/4/6-like: protein MPEPAKSVPVPKKGSKKAITKTQKKGEKKRKKSRKESYSIYVYKVLKQVHPDTGISSKAMSIMNSFVNDIFERIAAEASRLAHYNKRSTITSREIQTAVRLLLPGELAKHAVSEGTKAVTKYTSSK, encoded by the coding sequence atgcctgagcctGCAAAGTCCGTTCCGGTTCCTAAAAAGGGATCGAAGAAAGCGATTacgaagacccagaaaaagggtGAAAAGAAGCGCAAGAAGAGCAGGAAGGAAAGCTATTCTATCTACGTTTACAAGGTGCTGAAGCAGGTCCACCCCGACACCGGCATCTCCTCGAAGGCCATGAGCATCATGAACTCCTTCGTCAACGACATCTTCGAGCGCATCGCCGCCGaggcgtcccgcctggcccattACAACAAGCGCTCCACCATCACGTCCCGGGAGATCCAGACTGCGGTGCGTCTCCTGCTGCCAGGGGAGCTGGCCAAGCACGCCGTGTCCGAAGGCACCAAAGCTGTCACCAAGTACACCAGTTCCAAGTAA